CCTGCTCCCATTTGGTATAAAAACCCAGTCTGGCACTCAAGGTCTCTCCAGGTTTTCCCTTGTTGCAACCCAAAGCATCAGTGGATCCTCAAACCAAACCATCGCCCTCAATActtcaacaccaacaacagcaccaGTTCATTCCCTTATCTTTATCTTCGGAAACTCGCCAGAATGGTCAAGGTTGCTATTGCGGGCGCATCTGGAAGTGAGTTCTGCCTTGCTTGCTGTCTCATCTCCCAACTAACCATCATTCTCACTTAGAGCTGGCCTTGGAAGTCATCGACAGATTGGCAAAGACCGGGAAGCATGAAATCCTCGGTCTAGTGCGAAAGGTAAGAGAATAGTCCAGCATTTTCCCGGGGCATGTCCTCTGCGAGAAACTGCCGTCGTTGGACCTTGCTCTCTGACCATCTTCCAGGACCCTTCCTCTTTGCCCTCCTTCCCCGGAGTGACATGGGTTCAGACCACGTACCAGGACAAGGCAGACTTGGTCAGGATTCTCAATGGCACGCAGACGGTCATCTCCTTCATTGTGGCCCATACGGACCCTGAAGCCGAGACTGCAAAGCGGTTGATCGACGCATCGATCGAGGCGGGGGTTCAGCGGTTCGCCCCTAGCGAATGGGCGACGTGAGTGGCGACTGCTCGTTGCTCTTTCTCCACGAATTGGTAAAAGTAGATGCTGACGGCTTTGAATACAGGGGCGCCTTGTTGGAGAAGGTGGTCGAGTATGTGCCATGGTACGCCAACAAGCTGGAGGTCAAACGCTATCTGGAGGAAGTCAACAAGGATAAAAAAGTAAGTCTGGAACATGAAAACTCAAGGCTTGTCATCGTCTGATGCGAAAAAAAGGTCATCGAGTACACCTTGTTCCAGCCCGGCGCTTTCATGAACTTCTTCGCGTACCCTCATCAGACCGCCAAGCACTACCCGATCGAGAACCCGAGCTTCTTCGACTTTGATAAGGGCACGGCCTATATACTAGAAGGCTCGGAGACTGCAGAGGTTACCTTGACCACCGTTGAGGACATTGCGGAGGTGACCACTCGTGCGGTCGAGTATGCCGGGGAGTGGCCCGTCGTCGGTGGTATCAGCGGCCAGAGAATTACCGTCGGTGAGCTTTTGAAGCTGGGTGAAAAGATCCGAGGCAGGTTATCTTGATCCTGGACAACTACGAGCAAATCACTAACGGAACGCCCTAAAGGAAAAACATTCGAGGTCGACAGGTTGAAACTGGAGGATCTCAAGGCTGGCATCGTGAAGACAAACTTCATCCCTCCGCTGAACTTGCCCGGCATGTCCCCGGAGGAACTCGCAGGGTTCACAAAGGTGGTCACAATCGGCGTCACAGTTTCCCTGGCGAGAGACGCGTGGGCAGTTTCGGACGAGTGGAACCAATTGTTGCCCGACTTCCAGCCCACTCGTATCGAGGAGTACCTGGAAAGGGTTTGGGGGGGCGTTCAATAGTTTTTGTTTCGCTCACACAGATAATGGGGAAGACAACTTCCAGACGCCACGGCGGATCGCAATCTTGTGTTCGAGGGAGACGTGTGCGTTGGCACAGGCTTCCCCTGTCCAGATAGGAGTTAGCAATAAGTGCATCGACTTACGAGTCTCATTTCTATTTACAATATGCAGACCTAAATCAAATTCCGAAGTCTGCACTCAGAGACTATTGCAGGTCCTTGAAGGCAGGCGAGTTCCGAATGAACTCCAGACAGGTAGTCGGCTTGTCCTCGAGGATGGCCAGGCTTTCATCCAACGGCTCGAACCCATAGTAGCCACCATCGTAGATCAGTTGCATGTTTTCCAGCATCTCTTCAGCCACCCAATCAGGTACACCCATGGCCTCTTTGATCCCTGCTGCGAAGACTTCGTCGGGGAGGCGGAAGAAGGTGGCCTTCTCCCCGGCCTTCGGGAAAGTCTGCTTGAACGCTTCAAGAATCTCGTTCGGGGTGGTGTACTTGGTGGCACCGAAGACGCGCTTTCCAAGAAGCTGGTCACGCTTGCGGACGATGGCCTTGACCCAGATGCCCGTGTTGGCGGTGTCGAACAACGGGATCGGAGCTGTGTCCGGCATGGGCATGGCAAGAACCCATGCGCCGGCGTCTGGGTTGTACCGGAGCATCTGACCCGGGATGTTGGTCGTGTAAAAGCCCGGGAGGAAGAACGTGGCCGGAATTCCGACTTCACGAGCGTATTtttcgacctcggccttgccaTCAAAGTGGTAGACATGCGAAAGCTTACCCTTGGTCACTGAGAAAAACGGGTACGTTAGACTCCTACGAACACAGCCTTCAGTGGCCAAGAAGTGAGACTTACGCTCTTTGACATTGACCAGCGAGCTCCAAATGAGATGCGGCAACCCAGTCTCCTACGCAAAGATCAGCACGAGTTGATTCGAATTCCTGTCGGGGGCGCAAGAGACGAACCTTTGCTGCGTCAACGATGTTCTTTCCCTGCTGGATCTCGGCTTCCATGTTCATCTTCTCCCAGTAGTTGGTCACCGCAaaggccgcggcggcaccCTCAAAGACCTTGGCGATGGATGCCTTGTCGTCCACGTCGGCCTAGTTCCCGCGTCAGCCTAACTGGCTCAGAAGCGGGCATTTTCCCCGAATCAAGCCCTTCTCACCACGACGACTTCGGCGCCCAACTGCTGGAGCTTTTTGGCGCTGTCCTTTGACGCATCGCGGGTCACGGCCCGGACCGTCCACTCCGACTTCAAGGCCGGGTCGTTGAGGAAAGTGTTGACGACGCCACCGCCCTGGGCGCCCGTGGCACCAAAAACGGTGATGATCTTCTTTCCTGTCATTTTTGAATTGTGGGTGAGTTGGAGGTTCGAAAGAGAAGGAGTTGTAGGAAGTGAAAAATCGTATGATTGTCGGATGCGATGAATGTGGATGTAGAAGCTACTGACAACAGACTCGACTACATGCAGACTGCCCTCCGACTAAATACGAAAACAGGACTGAGTTCTAGAGTTGGCGTGCGTGAGTTTCGCTTAATCGTCAGTTGCTGATTTCTAAGAAGCCTCTCATGCTCCATCAGCAACGTTTGGCTCTGATTACCAAGGCTACAGATCCAGCCACGGGTCCTGCCATAGATCTTACAGTCGATAggtaagtcaaagcacccacttttcggccacccccccatttcggccgGGGTTTTACACCAAAAGTACTACTTTTCACTACACCCTTTTATTAATAACTAATATAgataaataaatataaaaagTCTTATAAAATAGTTTTTTATCtctattttatatatatagtattttctaactttatatagcttagtaatatacttagtttatagtataaagtaaaaaCTCTACTTTctaatactatttttaaGATTTTAaattttagtattatatagtaattatagtacttatagtaaaactacttaaataactttaattatagtatatatttatattaaaagAAAGTAGATTTACCTATATAAATAgcttatttactatataaatttaaaaatagtataatactagtaaaatatatactagttaaattttacttttataatacttatataactactattaaatacttaactataagtatataatataaaaaTCTAATTaaaaaagtatatatatatactaaaaatagCTTTTTTAATATAAAGCCTACTAAAATATTTTAGCTTAAGCTACTGTTAAGGACCACTAgtaaaatatactataatctTAACATTTTAAGATTTCTAACTTTAAAgacttaatactttatatatagtatagtagaagCTTTTATACCTATTATCTATAGTtattttatagttatatataatatataatatttatagattatttagggttagggttaaGGAGCTAGGGTTGTTAGTTTTAGTAGATTTTAGGTGTAAAACCtggccgaaatgggggggtggccgaaaagtgggtggtTTGACTTATACCTCAAAGCCACTGCTAGCACCTCCACATGCCGAAGTAGCGGACTTACACTCTACCGCTCGATGCCTGTACAAATAGAGTTCCGGCGTGCTTGAAGACTCCTTGCTAGTTCCACACAGGCCGAGCGCTCTTCGAATAAGCTCTATTGAAGCGAGCTAGCCTATGAAGTTGGGTGAGAAACTCGCTGTCCGATCCGTTCCGCTGCCAAGACGGCGAGAATCTGAGACGCACACCCGCAATTGGCCCGAGTCCGTATCCCACCGGCTGCGAGTCAGCGGGGTGGAAAGGATAGAGATGCACTCGAGACATTGGCCAACGGACGGACTAGTGTTGAAGAGCGGAAGAAAGGTGGACTGGT
The genomic region above belongs to Colletotrichum higginsianum IMI 349063 chromosome 2, whole genome shotgun sequence and contains:
- a CDS encoding NmrA-like family protein, which translates into the protein MVKVAIAGASGKLALEVIDRLAKTGKHEILGLVRKDPSSLPSFPGVTWVQTTYQDKADLVRILNGTQTVISFIVAHTDPEAETAKRLIDASIEAGVQRFAPSEWATGALLEKVVEYVPWYANKLEVKRYLEEVNKDKKVIEYTLFQPGAFMNFFAYPHQTAKHYPIENPSFFDFDKGTAYILEGSETAEVTLTTVEDIAEVTTRAVEYAGEWPVVGGISGQRITVGELLKLGEKIRGSKSLTERPKGKTFEVDRLKLEDLKAGIVKTNFIPPLNLPGMSPEELAGFTKVVTIGVTVSLARDAWAVSDEWNQLLPDFQPTRIEEYLERVWGGVQ
- a CDS encoding NmrA-like family protein; this translates as MTGKKIITVFGATGAQGGGVVNTFLNDPALKSEWTVRAVTRDASKDSAKKLQQLGAEVVVADVDDKASIAKVFEGAAAAFAVTNYWEKMNMEAEIQQGKNIVDAAKETGLPHLIWSSLVNVKELTKGKLSHVYHFDGKAEVEKYAREVGIPATFFLPGFYTTNIPGQMLRYNPDAGAWVLAMPMPDTAPIPLFDTANTGIWVKAIVRKRDQLLGKRVFGATKYTTPNEILEAFKQTFPKAGEKATFFRLPDEVFAAGIKEAMGVPDWVAEEMLENMQLIYDGGYYGFEPLDESLAILEDKPTTCLEFIRNSPAFKDLQ